From the Primulina tabacum isolate GXHZ01 chromosome 3, ASM2559414v2, whole genome shotgun sequence genome, one window contains:
- the LOC142540016 gene encoding calreticulin-like isoform X1, whose protein sequence is MSHFSVTRSAMATAQTRLLNPNVLSLSIAFSLLLATSSAKVFFEERFHDGWENRWVKSDWKKDESMAGEWNYTSGKWNGDPNDKGIQTSEDYRFYAISAEFPELSNKDKTLVFQFSVKHEQKLDCGGGYMKLLSGEVDQKKFGGDTPYSIMFGPDICGYSTKKVHTILAYDGTNHLIKKDVACETDQLTHVYTFILRPDATYSILIDNVEKQSGSLYSDWDLLPPKKIKDPDAKKPEDWDDKEYIPDPEDKKPEGYDDIPKEIPDSDAKKPEDWDDEEDGEWTAPTIPNPEYKGPWEAKKIKNPNYSGKWKAPLIDNPDFKDDPNLYVFPNLKYVGIELWQVKSGTLFDNILVSDDPEYAKKLAEETWGKQKDAEKAAFDEAEKKKEEESKNDAIDSDAEDGDEDSDADSEAHEADDELKPDSKEHNDPAADVDDDVHVRVLLCTWWPVRDFLG, encoded by the exons ATGTCTCATTTCTCTGTCACTCGTTCAGCCATGGCAACTGCACAAACAAGACTCCTAAACCCTAATGTTCTCTCTCTATCCATTGCTTTCTCTCTTCTCCTCGCCACCTCTTCGGCTAAAGTATTTTTCGAAGAGCGTTTCCACG ATGGATGGGAAAATCGGTGGGTCAAATCTGACTGGAAGAAAGATGAGAGTATGGCTGGAGAGTGGAATTACACGTCTGGCAAATGGAATGGAGATCCGAACGATAAAG GTATCCAAACCAGTGAAGATTACAGGTTTTATGCCATCTCTGCTGAGTTTCCTGAACTCAGCAACAAGGATAAGACCTTAGTTTTCCAGTTCTCTGTCAAGCATGAACAGAAGCTTGACTGTGGTGGTGGATACATGAAATTGCTCAGTGGTGAAGTAGATCAAAAGAAATTTGGTGGTGATACCCCTTACAG CATTATGTTTGGACCAGACATCTGTGGCTACAGTACAAAGAAAGTCCACACAATTCTTGCCTATGATGGTACGAACCACTTGATCAAGAAGGATGTAGCCTGCGAGACCGACCAACTGACTCATGTCTATACCTTCATCCTCCGACCTGATGCTACTTACAGCATTCTCATTGATAATGTTGAGAAGCAATCTGGTAGCTTGTATTCGGACTGGGATCTTCTCCCTCCAAAGAAAATCAAGGATCCTGATGCCAAGAAG CCTGAAGATTGGGATGACAAAGAATACATTCCTGATCCCGAAGACAAGAAGCCAGAG GGTTATGATGACATTCCGAAGGAGATTCCGGATTCTGATGCCAAAAAG CCTGAGGATTGGGATGACGAGGAGGATGGAGAGTGGACTGCACCAACGATTCCCAACCCTGAGTACAAGGGCCCATGGGAAGCAAAG AAAATTAAGAATCCCAACTACAGTGGCAAATGGAAGGCACCATTGATTGATAACCCAG ACTTCAAAGATGACCCAAATCTCTATGTTTTCCCGAATTTGAAGTACGTAGGCATTGAATTGTGGCAG GTGAAATCTGGAACTTTGTTTGACAATATCTTGGTGTCTGATGACCCTGAGTATGCTAAGAAGCTAGCTGAAGAAACATGGGGCAAACAAAAGGAT GCAGAAAAGGCTGCTTTTGACGAGGcagaaaagaagaaagaagag GAGTCAAAGAATGATGCCATCGATTCCGAT GCTGAGGATGGAGACGAGGATTCTGATGCAGATTCAGAAGCCCATGAAGCTGACGATGAATTGAAACCGGATTCTAAGGAACACAATGACCCTGCAGCTGATGTGGACGACGATGTACATGTAAGGGTTTTACTTTGTA CTTGGTGGCCAGTGAGAGATTTTCTTGGCTAG
- the LOC142540016 gene encoding calreticulin-like isoform X2, translating into MSHFSVTRSAMATAQTRLLNPNVLSLSIAFSLLLATSSAKVFFEERFHDGWENRWVKSDWKKDESMAGEWNYTSGKWNGDPNDKGIQTSEDYRFYAISAEFPELSNKDKTLVFQFSVKHEQKLDCGGGYMKLLSGEVDQKKFGGDTPYSIMFGPDICGYSTKKVHTILAYDGTNHLIKKDVACETDQLTHVYTFILRPDATYSILIDNVEKQSGSLYSDWDLLPPKKIKDPDAKKPEDWDDKEYIPDPEDKKPEGYDDIPKEIPDSDAKKPEDWDDEEDGEWTAPTIPNPEYKGPWEAKKIKNPNYSGKWKAPLIDNPDFKDDPNLYVFPNLKYVGIELWQVKSGTLFDNILVSDDPEYAKKLAEETWGKQKDAEKAAFDEAEKKKEEESKNDAIDSDAEDGDEDSDADSEAHEADDELKPDSKEHNDPAADVDDDVHDEL; encoded by the exons ATGTCTCATTTCTCTGTCACTCGTTCAGCCATGGCAACTGCACAAACAAGACTCCTAAACCCTAATGTTCTCTCTCTATCCATTGCTTTCTCTCTTCTCCTCGCCACCTCTTCGGCTAAAGTATTTTTCGAAGAGCGTTTCCACG ATGGATGGGAAAATCGGTGGGTCAAATCTGACTGGAAGAAAGATGAGAGTATGGCTGGAGAGTGGAATTACACGTCTGGCAAATGGAATGGAGATCCGAACGATAAAG GTATCCAAACCAGTGAAGATTACAGGTTTTATGCCATCTCTGCTGAGTTTCCTGAACTCAGCAACAAGGATAAGACCTTAGTTTTCCAGTTCTCTGTCAAGCATGAACAGAAGCTTGACTGTGGTGGTGGATACATGAAATTGCTCAGTGGTGAAGTAGATCAAAAGAAATTTGGTGGTGATACCCCTTACAG CATTATGTTTGGACCAGACATCTGTGGCTACAGTACAAAGAAAGTCCACACAATTCTTGCCTATGATGGTACGAACCACTTGATCAAGAAGGATGTAGCCTGCGAGACCGACCAACTGACTCATGTCTATACCTTCATCCTCCGACCTGATGCTACTTACAGCATTCTCATTGATAATGTTGAGAAGCAATCTGGTAGCTTGTATTCGGACTGGGATCTTCTCCCTCCAAAGAAAATCAAGGATCCTGATGCCAAGAAG CCTGAAGATTGGGATGACAAAGAATACATTCCTGATCCCGAAGACAAGAAGCCAGAG GGTTATGATGACATTCCGAAGGAGATTCCGGATTCTGATGCCAAAAAG CCTGAGGATTGGGATGACGAGGAGGATGGAGAGTGGACTGCACCAACGATTCCCAACCCTGAGTACAAGGGCCCATGGGAAGCAAAG AAAATTAAGAATCCCAACTACAGTGGCAAATGGAAGGCACCATTGATTGATAACCCAG ACTTCAAAGATGACCCAAATCTCTATGTTTTCCCGAATTTGAAGTACGTAGGCATTGAATTGTGGCAG GTGAAATCTGGAACTTTGTTTGACAATATCTTGGTGTCTGATGACCCTGAGTATGCTAAGAAGCTAGCTGAAGAAACATGGGGCAAACAAAAGGAT GCAGAAAAGGCTGCTTTTGACGAGGcagaaaagaagaaagaagag GAGTCAAAGAATGATGCCATCGATTCCGAT GCTGAGGATGGAGACGAGGATTCTGATGCAGATTCAGAAGCCCATGAAGCTGACGATGAATTGAAACCGGATTCTAAGGAACACAATGACCCTGCAGCTGATGTGGACGACGATGTACAT GACGAATTGTAG
- the LOC142540018 gene encoding uncharacterized protein LOC142540018 — MEPAIEIWDLDITDAVRPAAALGGVIEKKKAKKKSVKYKADSHTDLVLGLAWNKEYKNILAIASADKLVKIRNVATEKCDITMDHHTDKARLNLHQVVF, encoded by the exons ATGGAACCAGCCATTGAGATATGGGACCTTGACATA ACAGATGCAGTTCGGCCAGCTGCTGCATTGGGCGGTGTTATTGAAAAGAAAAAGGCAAAGAAG AAATCTGTTAAATATAAAGCTGACAGTCATACTGATTTGGTTCTTGGACTTGCTTGGAACAAGGAGTACAA GAACATTCTTGCAATTGCAAGTGCAGACAAGTTGGTTAAGATTAGGAATGTGGCCACTGAAAAATGTGATATAACCATGGACCACCATACAGATAAAGCACGACTTAACCTACATCAAGTTGTATTCTGA
- the LOC142540015 gene encoding mannosyl-oligosaccharide 1,2-alpha-mannosidase MNS1-like: MARTRSSSTRWRFLNPAYYFKRPKRLAFLFMLFVCATSLFWDRQTLVREHEEEVSKLNDEVIRLKDLLEEIKTGQEDARKEKSSAQGHSSGRHSDVSDDPIDIERREKVKDAMIHAWTSYERFAWGHDELQPQTKNGVNSFGGLGATLIDALDTLYIMGLEEQFQKAREWVAQSLDFNKNYDASVFETTIRVVGGLLSSYDLSGDKVFLEKAKDIADRLLPAWDTPSGIPYNVINLAHGNPHNPGWSGGDSILADSGTEQLGFIALSQRTGDIKYQQKVENVILELNKTFPPDGLLPIYINPHRGTRSHSTITFGAMGDSFYEYLLKVWIQGNKTAAVKHYREMWETSMKGLLTLVRRTTPSSFAYLCEKNGASLIDKMDELACFAPGMLALGSTGYAPDEAKKFLSLAEELAWTCYNFYLSTPTKLAGENYFFNSGQDMSVGTSWNILRPETVESLFYLWRLTGNKTYQEWGWNIFLAFEKNSRIETGYVGLKDVNTGVKDNMMQSFFLAETLKYLYLLFSPSSVISLDEWVFNTEAHILE; the protein is encoded by the exons ATGGCGAGGACTAGATCGTCGTCCACCAGGTGGAGATTCCTAAATCCTGCCTATTATTTTAAGAGACCAAAGCGTTTAGCTTTTCTCTTTATGCTCTTCGTCTGCGCCACTTCGCTTTTTTGGGATCGTCAAACTTTAGTCCGCGAACACGAG GAAGAGGTGTCTAAATTGAACGATGAAGTTATTCGGTTAAAAGATCTG CTTGAAGAGATAAAGACTGGTCAAGAGGATGCTAGAAAGGAGAAGTCTAGTGCCCAAGGCCATAGTTCAGGCAGACATTCAGATGTTTCTGATGACCCAATTGATATTGAACGACGAGAGAAAGTTAAAGATGCCATGATTCATGCATGGACTTCATATGAAAGATTTGCTTGGGGTCATGACGAACTCCAG CCTCAAACCAAGAATGGCGTCAACAGCTTTGGTGGTCTTGGAGCAACTTTAATTGATGCTCTTGACACACTATACATTATGGGTTTGGAGGAGCAGTTCCAAAAGGCTAGAGA GTGGGTTGCACAGTCCTTGGACTTTAACAAGAACTATGATGCAAGCGTGTTTGAGACAACCATAAG AGTTGTAGGTGGACTTCTCAGCTCATATGATCTCTCTGGTGATAAAGTTTTCCTTGAAAAAGCTAAAGATATTGCTGACAGACTCCTGCCTGCTTGGGATACTCCTTCTGGCATACCATATAATGTTATTAACTTGGCTCATGGGAATCCGCATAATCCTGGGTGGTCAGGG gGTGATAGTATCCTGGCAGATTCTGGCACCGAGCAGCTGGGATTTATTGCTCTTTCCCAAAGGACAGGGGACATCAAGTATCAGCAGAAG GTGGAAAATGTTATATTGGAGCTTAATAAAACCTTTCCACCGGATGGTTTGCTTCCTATATATATTAATCCACATAGAGGAACGAGATCTCACTCAACCATAACCTTCGGAGCCATGGGAGACAG CTTTTATGAATATCTACTCAAGGTGTGGATTCAAGGAAACAAGACCGCTGCAGTGAAGCATTATCG GGAAATGTGGGAGACATCAATGAAAGGTCTTCTTACCTTGGTTCGGAGAACTACCCCTTCTTCTTTTGCTTATCTCTGCGAGAAGAATGGAGCTTCATTGATAGATAAG ATGGATGAACTTGCTTGTTTTGCTCCAGGAATGTTAGCACTGGGTTCTACGGGTTATGCTCCTGATGAAGCTAAAAAGTTTTTATCTCTGGCAGAGGAG CTAGCTTGGACGTGCTATAATTTCTACCTATCAACACCCACGAAATTAGCTGGAGAAAATTACTTCTTTAATTCAGGACAA GATATGAGCGTTGGAACTTCATGGAACATATTAAGGCCAGAAACAGTCGAGTCACTCTTTTACCTCTGGCGTTTGACTGGTAATAAGACATATCAAGAATGGGGATGGAATATCTTTCTAGCATTCGAGAAGAACTCCCGCATAGAGACAGGATATGTTGGATTAAAAGAT GTTAATACTGGTGTGAAAGACAACATGATGCAAAGCTTTTTTCTGGCAGAGACGCTTAAATATCTGTACCTTCTTTTCTCACCATCTTCGGTCATTTCACTGGATGAATGGGTTTTCAACACAGAAGCGCACATATTAGAATAA
- the LOC142540017 gene encoding RNA pseudouridine synthase 1, with translation MTRMPLSIPIRFFSMAAAETLTPGNNYPAPLSPPPPATSKNLELNRALAASSKSSLFSLSKTELLFEDEWLIAVNKPQGIYCESVLSAVHKLLNDNGEQLHLANRLDRDTSGVTLITKSHKVAAKLVKAFAQHTVNKTYIAFCVGTVPKWENIIIKSGHGRSKHGAWRVYASSDVGLTLPGGSTVKDMETLFEVISVNGNLSGSEKRGDKAIIVVEEKSDVSCDMEKAEVVVRACPRSGRTHQIRLHCQYLGIPIRGDVKYEGVYEWKGARYEGHQLHAESLAFEHPVKGGPLLIRAPLPLWARQELV, from the exons ATGACAAGAATGCCCCTCTCCATTCCCATTCGATTCTTCTCCATGGCTGCTGCGGAAACCCTAACGCCCGGTAACAACTACCCAGCGCCACTGTCCCCTCCACCGCCCGCCACATCCAAGAACTTGGAGTTGAACAGAGCATTGGCAGCTTCTTCAAAATCGTCACTTTTTTCTCTCTCTAAAACCGAGCTTCTGTTCGAAGATGAATGGCTCATCGCTGTGAATAAGCCTCAGGGAATCTATTGCGAAAGCGTTTTATCTGCTGTTCATAAGCTGCTGAACGATAATG GGGAGCAACTCCATTTAGCTAATCGTCTTGATCGTGATACAAGCGGCGTCACGCTCATAACCAAGTCGCATAAAGTGGCGGCTAAGCTCGTGAAAGCATTCGCCCAACACACGGTGAATAAAACTTACATTGCTTTCTGTGTAGGAACTGTTccgaaatgggaaaatatcatcATAAAGTCCGGTCATGGTCGATCAAAACATGGAGCTTGGCGAGTTTATGCTAGTTCAGATGTAGGACTGACGCTCCCTGGTGGATCTACTGTGAAGGACATGGAAACTTTGTTTGAGGTCATCTCAGTAAATGGGAACTTATCTGGATCGGAAAAACGTGGAGACAAAGCCATCATTGTTGTGGAAGAGAAATCCGATGTTTCGTGTGACATGGAGAAAGCGGAGGTTGTAGTAAGAGCATGTCCAAGGAGCGGAAGGACTCATCAGATCAGGTTGCACTGCCAGTATCTTGGAATTCCTATTCGAGGGGATGTAAAGTATGAAGGTGTGTATGAATGGAAGGGTGCACGGTATGAAGGGCACCAACTTCATGCGGAGAGCTTGGCTTTCGAGCATCCTGTTAAAGGAGGGCCGCTGTTGATTCGGGCACCGCTGCCTTTGTGGGCGAGGCAAGAATTGGTGTAG